One segment of Candidatus Eisenbacteria bacterium DNA contains the following:
- a CDS encoding glycosyltransferase family 9 protein: protein MEAAPIIPYRNILVIQTGFVGDMVLTTPLLRELRRAAPEAAIALLHAPRTAGIVRRSPHIDDRIVFDKRGSERGARASARLARDLRRRRFDLVISAHRSLRSGWLALATGAGRRIGFDHPPSAVFYTDTVPYSRWESTFVRRKLRLLEPLGIEAKDERTEAYFNEEDAAAAEDLLRASSVHPPFAVLALGSAWPTKRWPGVRFGELAAILARRGMQSVLVGGAEDAGAADEAARAGPAVDWTGRTSLEVLAALLSRAALFVGNDSGALHLACAAGTPAVALFGPTGPEQFRFDGKVLVVRSDAPCAPCSDHGSRECPLGNWICLPGIDADRIAREAERLLEGAEPRRGPGGSPGA from the coding sequence ATGGAAGCCGCACCGATCATCCCCTACCGGAACATCCTCGTCATCCAGACCGGGTTCGTCGGCGACATGGTGCTCACGACCCCTCTCCTCCGCGAGCTCCGGCGGGCGGCCCCGGAAGCCGCGATCGCGCTCCTCCACGCGCCGAGAACTGCGGGGATCGTGCGGCGATCGCCTCACATCGACGACCGGATCGTCTTCGACAAGCGGGGGAGCGAGAGGGGCGCGCGGGCCTCGGCGCGGCTCGCCCGAGACCTTCGCCGGAGACGCTTCGATCTCGTGATCTCCGCGCATCGCTCCCTTCGGAGCGGATGGCTCGCCCTCGCGACGGGGGCCGGGCGAAGAATCGGCTTCGACCACCCCCCGAGCGCGGTTTTCTACACCGACACGGTCCCGTACAGCCGATGGGAGTCGACTTTCGTTCGGCGCAAACTCCGCCTGCTCGAACCGCTCGGCATCGAGGCGAAGGACGAGCGGACCGAGGCTTACTTCAACGAGGAAGACGCGGCGGCGGCCGAGGATCTTCTTCGTGCATCAAGTGTTCATCCCCCCTTCGCCGTCCTCGCGCTCGGCTCGGCCTGGCCGACGAAGAGGTGGCCGGGGGTTCGTTTCGGCGAGCTGGCCGCGATCCTCGCTCGGCGCGGAATGCAGAGCGTGCTCGTCGGCGGGGCGGAGGACGCGGGGGCGGCGGATGAGGCCGCGCGGGCCGGACCGGCCGTCGATTGGACCGGAAGGACTTCTCTCGAGGTCCTCGCCGCGCTTCTCTCGCGCGCCGCCCTCTTCGTCGGGAACGACTCGGGCGCCCTCCACCTCGCGTGCGCCGCGGGGACCCCGGCGGTCGCCCTCTTCGGGCCGACCGGCCCCGAGCAGTTTCGTTTCGACGGGAAGGTCCTCGTCGTTCGAAGCGACGCGCCGTGCGCCCCCTGCTCCGACCACGGCTCGCGCGAGTGCCCCCTCGGGAATTGGATCTGCCTTCCCGGAATCGACGCGGACCGGATCGCGCGCGAGGCGGAACGGTTGTTGGAAGGAGCAGAGCCCCGCCGGGGGCCGGGAGGATCTCCCGGTGCGTGA
- a CDS encoding glycosyltransferase family 2 protein, translating into MREALSVVIITRNEEDEIEECLRSVSWADEIVLVDSHSSDRTVEIARRFTDRIHQRAFSGFTDQKQWATDRARGPWILNIDADERVPEALRAEIEAVLEQGTSSAGFRIPRLTWYLGRFVRHGTWYPDRKLRLFRKDRGRWTGGSVHESVAIDGPAGALRNPILHYSFRTLADHFSTIDRFTRLAAEDLAAKGEGGSVLRLLVHPPATFVKSLILRFGFLDGWRGFLIAALSARHSYLKYARVREALRAKRTRGVER; encoded by the coding sequence ATGAGGGAGGCGCTCTCCGTCGTCATCATCACGAGAAACGAGGAGGACGAGATCGAGGAGTGCCTTCGGAGCGTCTCCTGGGCGGACGAGATCGTGCTCGTCGACTCTCATTCGAGCGATCGGACCGTGGAGATCGCGAGGCGCTTCACCGACCGGATCCATCAGCGGGCGTTCTCGGGGTTCACCGACCAGAAGCAATGGGCGACCGACCGCGCGCGGGGGCCCTGGATTCTCAACATCGACGCCGACGAGAGGGTCCCCGAGGCGCTCCGCGCAGAGATCGAAGCGGTCCTCGAGCAAGGAACATCCTCGGCCGGCTTCCGCATCCCGCGGCTCACCTGGTATCTCGGACGCTTCGTCCGCCACGGCACGTGGTATCCGGACCGGAAGCTCCGGCTCTTCCGCAAGGACCGCGGGCGATGGACGGGGGGGAGCGTGCATGAGAGCGTCGCGATCGACGGCCCGGCCGGCGCGCTCCGGAACCCGATCCTCCACTACTCGTTCCGCACGCTCGCGGACCACTTCTCCACGATCGACCGCTTCACGCGTCTCGCGGCCGAGGACCTCGCCGCGAAGGGAGAGGGTGGATCCGTTCTCCGTCTTCTCGTCCATCCGCCCGCGACGTTCGTAAAGAGCTTGATCCTCCGGTTCGGCTTCCTGGACGGTTGGCGCGGGTTTCTCATCGCCGCGCTCTCGGCGCGTCATTCGTACCTCAAGTATGCCCGCGTGCGGGAGGCGCTGCGCGCGAAACGAACACGGGGAGTCGAACGATGA
- a CDS encoding glycosyltransferase family 9 protein — translation MRETRAKIVDAKTIAVIRTDRMGDLILTTPLFQAIKEASPEARVLSFASPYAAPVIERNPHVDETILWRNDAREMSRALAARRPEAAILLNPSFRACAAVWRAGIPFRTGPLSRPSSFLFLNRGIRQTRSRSPRHQSELDAAFAPLVTGGRACGASSPLLFLAESEREEGARLLERCGAGGRSPLAGLHAGSGDSALRWPEEHDLLLGRLLRDDGWSIVLTGSASERPRAERLARAIGPGAFVAAGGGTLRSFFGLLSHLNLFIAPSTGPLHAAAALGVPVASPYPPLPSQSPARWGPRTERAAVLVPPVECPARIRCKGARCPHHPCMERIDPRDLREAIRARVEQEARPA, via the coding sequence GTGCGTGAGACGCGGGCGAAGATCGTTGATGCAAAAACGATCGCCGTGATCCGGACCGACCGGATGGGAGACCTCATCCTCACGACCCCCCTGTTCCAGGCGATCAAGGAGGCCTCGCCCGAGGCGCGCGTGCTCTCGTTCGCCTCGCCCTACGCGGCGCCCGTCATCGAGCGGAACCCGCACGTCGACGAGACGATCCTCTGGAGGAACGACGCGCGGGAGATGTCGCGCGCCCTCGCCGCCCGCCGCCCCGAGGCGGCGATCCTCTTGAACCCCTCCTTTCGGGCGTGCGCGGCCGTTTGGAGAGCGGGGATCCCGTTTCGAACGGGACCTCTCTCGCGCCCTTCGTCGTTCCTCTTTCTGAACCGAGGAATCCGCCAGACGCGCTCCCGCTCGCCGCGCCATCAGTCGGAGCTCGACGCGGCGTTCGCCCCTCTCGTGACCGGCGGGCGCGCGTGCGGCGCGTCCTCTCCCCTCCTCTTTCTCGCGGAGAGCGAGCGCGAGGAGGGGGCGCGCCTTCTCGAGCGGTGCGGCGCGGGGGGAAGAAGCCCTCTCGCGGGCCTCCACGCGGGCTCCGGCGACTCCGCTCTCCGCTGGCCGGAGGAGCACGACCTCCTCCTCGGACGTCTTCTCCGCGACGACGGATGGTCGATTGTTCTTACCGGAAGCGCCTCCGAGCGCCCGCGCGCCGAGCGCCTCGCGCGCGCGATCGGCCCCGGCGCGTTCGTCGCCGCCGGAGGGGGAACCCTCCGCTCCTTCTTCGGTCTTCTTTCACACCTCAACCTATTCATCGCGCCGAGCACGGGTCCCCTCCACGCGGCGGCCGCGCTCGGCGTTCCGGTCGCGTCCCCCTACCCGCCTCTTCCCTCGCAGAGCCCGGCTCGATGGGGACCGCGGACGGAGCGCGCCGCGGTGCTCGTCCCGCCGGTCGAATGCCCGGCGCGCATTCGATGCAAAGGCGCGCGCTGCCCGCACCATCCTTGCATGGAGCGGATCGACCCGCGCGATCTCCGCGAGGCGATCCGCGCGCGCGTCGAACAGGAGGCTCGACCGGCATGA